Proteins found in one Arachis stenosperma cultivar V10309 chromosome 8, arast.V10309.gnm1.PFL2, whole genome shotgun sequence genomic segment:
- the LOC130945261 gene encoding protein FAR-RED IMPAIRED RESPONSE 1-like, with the protein MDDSTSDYQLNQGKVDFEFESNKVPEPLSVVDEQLVPKVGMTFKTLEDAAKFYKDYAKAASFSTRDVRNYITREVRNVLEQEDVKKFEKYLLRMKEKNQNFFFELELEDDQSIKLAFWANARSRAAFEYFGDVISFDTTYNTNRYNLVCGSFIGVNHHGQSILLGCALMKNEAIESFKWLFQCWLHCMGENAPKGFLTDQCASIKRAIEACMPTTIHRWCIWHITKKIPSKLNRYKGHAEIEQELSQVVWNSHSKDSFDRNWNYFLLNFGLVDNKWLSESEELTEILYRVYDNVMVEMESLKAKRKGTSSLSHEDANLESVNELQSSPMIRTRGHPKNRLGSKLDKQIANASKKKNTKALNELNVFDAASVVRPNSNQFRQPTAGDNFLGV; encoded by the exons atggatgatTCAACCTCAGATTATCAGCTCAATCAGGGCAAAgtagattttgaatttgaatcaaataaagttcctgag CCCCTTTCTGTTGTTGATGAGCAGCTTGTTCCCAAGGTTGGAATGACTTTTAAAACCCTTGAAGATGCTGCAAAATTTTACAAGGACTATGCCAAAGCTGCAAGtttttctacaaga GATGTGAGGAATTACATCACGAGAGAAGTGCGGAATGTTTTGGAACAAGAAGATGTAAAGAAATTTGAGAAATATTTATTgagaatgaaagaaaagaatCAGAATTTCTTTTTCGAGCTCGAACTCGAGGACGATCAATCGATTAAGCTTGCTTTTTGGGCCAATGCAAGGAGCAGAGCTGCCTTTGAGTATTTTGGAGATGTTATTTCATTTGacaccacctacaatacaaacag gtataatttggtTTGTGGTTCTTTTAtcggggtgaatcaccacggtcagTCAATACTTCTTGGATGCgctttgatgaaaaatgaagCAATTGAGTCgttcaaatggttatttcaatgtTGGCTTCATTGCATGGGAGAAAATGCTCCGAAAGGATTTCTCACCGATCAATGTGCATCAATAAAAAGGGCTATAGAGGCTTGTATGCCAACAACAATTCACCGttggtgtatttggcacatcaCGAAGAAGATCCCAAGCAAATTAAATAGGTACAAGGGACATGCTGAAATTGAACAAGAATTGAGCCAagttgtttggaactctcataGTAAAGATTCATTTGATAGGAATTGGAATTATTTTCTACTaaattttggtcttgtggacaacaagtggctctCAG AATCGGAGGAACTGACTGAAATTCTGTACCGTGTGTACGATAACGTCATGGTTGAGATGGAATCATTGAAAGCCAAAAGAAAGGGGACATCTTCTTTATCTCACGAAGATGCCAACTTAGAATccgttaacgagcttcaaagcTCTCCAATGATTCGAACAAGAGGACATCCAAAAAATAGGCTAGGTTCAAAGTTAGACaaacagattgcaaatgccTCAAAAAAGAAGAACACAAAAGCTTTAAACGAG TTAAACGTCTTTGATGCTGCATCAGTGGTGCGTCCAAATTCCAATCAGTTCAGGCAACCAACAGCAGGGGATAACTTTTTGGGTGTATAA
- the LOC130943541 gene encoding uncharacterized protein At1g76070-like yields the protein MEKQLKLKNRILKILPKASSITVTFQNQPFSPGRWDRQHHHNNHGVKGFSGPIMPMIPHEARSKPKGERNNTDYQEPTSPKISCMGQIKNKKKQHKKVKKAAASAASTKSTSKDIELKKKHVSKFQRMLFSAGRKSSASLPHQDDNKNKDAVAVAVARAERAPHVSQMKKFASGRDAFANFDWKSHEQVVAEKREDFYSDEERVQQRSDEEEEDYDDDDDVRIPFSAPILVGGDSVGDGVGLNLKPRKEINLWKRRTMAPPRPLQLNI from the coding sequence atGGAGAAACAGCTCAAGCTGAAGAACAGGATCTTGAAAATACTACCAAAAGCCTCATCAATCACTGTGACGTTTCAAAACCAACCCTTCAGCCCAGGTAGGTGGGATAGACAGCATCATCATAATAATCATGGCGTCAAGGGATTCTCTGGCCCTATCATGCCTATGATTCCACACGAAGCAAGAAGCAAGCCTAAGGGGGAAAGAAACAACACTGATTATCAAGAACCAACTTCACCAAAGATCTCTTGCATGGGACAGATCAAGAACAAGAAGAAACAGCACAAGAAAGTCAAGAAAGCAGCAGCATCAGCAGCATCAACAAAATCCACTTCTAAagacatagagttgaagaagaAACATGTTTCCAAGTTTCAGAGGATGTTATTTTCGGCGGGGAGAAAATCAAGTGCTTCTCTGCCGCATCAAGATGATAATAAGAATAAAGACGCGGTTGCGGTTGCAGTTGCACGTGCGGAGAGAGCACCGCACGTGAGCCAGATGAAGAAGTTCGCGAGTGGACGTGACGCTTTTGCTAACTTTGATTGGAAAAGTCATGAGCAAGTAGTGGCTGAGAAAAGAGAAGATTTCTATTCTGATGAGGAAAGGGTACAGCAGAGGAgcgatgaagaagaagaagattatgatgatgatgacgacgTCAGAATCCCTTTCTCTGCGCCTATATTAGTTGGTGGCGATAGTGTTGGTGATGGAGTTGGGCTCAATTTGAAGCCACGCAAAGAGATTAATCTATGGAAGAGAAGAACCATGGCACCGCCTAGGCCTCTTCAATTGAATATTTGA
- the LOC130945262 gene encoding LOW QUALITY PROTEIN: uncharacterized protein LOC130945262 (The sequence of the model RefSeq protein was modified relative to this genomic sequence to represent the inferred CDS: substituted 2 bases at 2 genomic stop codons): protein MQQRENSVXSFEKLCXVRRNLEQAKSLVQAVIKREEKKREVVDNEVMLQRKQMKYKHETEFLEDSLALSRLAPYSSKFVSSEEEFFESDMMTSHPHSRPSVVQIHPSYDANPAMLPATFSKQEFRRQHVPQGWPQKLVHRWPRMGGHRFIGMRTQHQKLTRKCEVTAILVLYGLPRCYPSSQVTHNYNPTGSGCDSEEAAVEESNGNKDAMDLEIRSRENMVEKLVQEEFMHIWLMDADSCPFFEKE from the exons atgcaacaaagagaaaacagtGTGTAGTCATTTGAGAAGCTTTGCTAG GTTAGACGGAACCTTGAACAAGCTAAGAGCTTGGTGCAGGCTGTGATCAAG AgggaagagaaaaagagagaagtaGTGGATAATGAAGTTATGCTGCAGAGGAAACAAATGAAGTATAAG CATGAAACCGAATTTTTGGAAGACAGCTTAGCGCTCTCAAGACTCGCTCCCTACTCTTCAAAGTTTGTTTCAAGTGAGGAAGAGTTCTTTGAGTCAGATATGATGACCAGCCATCCTCATTCAAGGCCTTCAGTAGTACAGATTCATCCTTCATATGATGCCAACCCAGCCATGCTTCCTGCAACTTTTTCAAAGCAAGAGTTTAGGAGGCAACATGTTCCACAAGGCTGGCCTCAAAAGTTG GTACATAGATGGCCAAGAATGGGAGGGCATAGATTCATAGGAATGAGAACTCAACATCAAAAGCTAACTAGAAAATGTGAAGTTACAGCTATTCTTGTTCTTTATGGTCTTCCAAG ATGCTATCCTAGCTCACAAGTTACTCACA ATTATAATCCAACAGGCAGTGGATGTGATTCAGAAGAAGCTGCTGTTGAGGAATCTAATGGGAATAAGGATGCTATGGACCTTGAGATTCGTTCAAGAGAAAATATGGTGGAAAAACTA GTTCAAGAAGAATTCATGCACATATGGCTGATGGATGCTGATTCATGTCCATTTTTTGAGAAAGAATAG